Below is a genomic region from Candidatus Chlorobium masyuteum.
CGAAGCCGGGTTGAACTTGAGGTTTTTCTTGGCGAGTCGATGAGTGACTCTCTTGCAACAAGGAGTGCGGAACAGATCAGGATGCTCAAAGGGGTTCGGGAGGCCAGTTATGTTTCGAAAGCTGAAGCGGCGAAGAGCTTTAATCGTGACTTTGGAGAGGATATTGTCAGAATTCTCGGTTCCAATCCGCTTCCGAGATCGGTAAGGGTGAAATTTCAGCCCGAATACGCAACTCCTGACAGCGTTGAGCAGCTTGTTCCTGCTATCAGGAACGTTGCTCCTGGTGCCGATATCCGCTATAATCAGGCATTTATCGGCCAGATAGAGCAGAATGCCCGCTTGTTTACGCTGCTGACCGGAGGAATCGGAGTGCTCATTTCGGTGGCAACCGTTGTGCTGATCGGCTACACCATCCGGCTCGCCATGTATTCAAGGCAGGAGAAGATCCGTACCATGCGTCTGGTTGGCGCTACGGGGTGGTTCATCGGCGCCCCCTATATTATTGAAGGAGCACTTCAGGGCCTGATAGCAGGCATACTTGCTGCCGGTGCGGTCTATCTGCTCTTCGATCAACTCCTTTTCAGTTATGAACCGGGTATCTACAAGGTGCTGCAGCCCTCTGCACTGCTGATCTACCCGTCGACCGCCCTGCTCGGGCTGGTGCTCGGGGTTTTCGGCAGTGCGCTGTCGGTAGGCAAATATCTGAGGATCGTCTCCAAACGCTGATTTTAACCTGTTGCGCGGCTCAATGGCGTCGTTGGGTGGTGCTCGAAATCCTCATCCCGGCACCGATTGCATCGGGACCGCGCTACCGATATTTCGCCCCTCCGGGGCTTGAAAATCAAGCTGCTTAAGACAGATAAATTCTCTCTTTTGACAATGTTGCGCTCCGCCGGAGTTTAGTGTTCGAACGAGTAGAGGAGTTTTATCTCTTCGGGCCACTGGTCGGAGTCGGGGGTTTCAAGGATCAACGGGATCTCTTCAAATTCGGGATTGTTCATGATGTAGCTGAACGCCTCCACACCGATTGTCCCCTTGCCGATACTTGCATGGCGGTCTATGCGGCTGCCCTTCGGCTGCATGGCGTCATTCAGGTGCATTCCCCGCAGATAGTGCAGCCCTACAATACGGTCGAACTCGCTGAAGGTGGCTTCAGCCGCTGCGGCTGAACTGAGGTCGTAACCGCTGGCAAAGAGATGGCAGGTGTCGAGGCAGACCCCGGCCCGTGTTTTATCCTCGATCTGATCAATAATCGATGCGAGCTGTTCGAAGCGGTATCCGAGATTGCTTCCCTGACCGGCTGTGTTTTCAATAACAGCGGTAACCCCTTTTGTGGCGTCAAGCGCCCGGTTGATCGATTCGGCAATCAGCCTGAGGCACTCCCCCTCGCTTATCTCTTTCAGATGGCTGCCGGGATGAAAGTTCAGCAGGGTAAGCTGGAGCGCTTCCACCCGCTGCATCTCCCCGATAAAAGCATCACGCGAAACCTGGCGCTTCTCCGGATCGGGGCTGCCGAGATTGATCAGGTAGCTGTCATGCGGCAGGATGTGCTGAGGCTTGAACCCCCCGTCGCTACAGTTTTTCAAAAATGCATCTATTGATGAGGTCTCAAGTTTTGGTGCTCTCCACTGGCGCTGATTTTTGGTAAAGAGCGCAAAGGCTTTTGCCCCGATAGTTGTAGCCTGAAGCGGAGCATTTTCAACTCCTCCGGCGATGCTTACATGGGCGCCGACTCGTTTCATAAGTGAACCTCTGTTTATTTGTTACGTGATTTGATTACTTCGTTTTCCCGACACCGAAAGAACTCACGACAAACCATAGTGGTTCCCGTTTGGCAGAAGTAAAGATCATGGAGTAGTTGTGGATAGTTAATCGGCACTGCCGATGGCTTCAGCCTGGCTGGCGGTAAGATTCAGGGTTTTGCGGATGGTAAATGCACTACCTTTTGAAGAGGAGGTGGAAAGCATCTCGCCAAGAAGCCCTGTGGAAAAAAGCTGGACACCGAGAATCAGCAGCAGGATGCCGAGAAAGAGAATCGGGCGGTTGCTGACCGGTTTATGCAGCAGGATTTTATCAAGGGTGACATAGAGGCTGATTGCAAAACCAAGGAGAAAGCTGCCAAGTCCGGCCATACCGAAAAAATGCATGGGGCGGCGAAGGTATCGGGTAATAAAGAGCACCGAGAGAAAATCAAAGAGTCCGGGTAAAAACCGGCTGGAGCTGTATTTGGTCGTGCCGAATTGCCTTTCCCGGTGGTTCACCGGCAGTTCGGTGATTCTGAAGCCCATCCACTCGGCCATGACCGGGATGTAGCGGTGCATATCGCCATGTAGTTCAAGGCGGCGGGTCACCTCGCTACGGTAGACTTTCAGCCCGCAGTTGAAGTCGTGTATGGTTATGCCGGTAAAGAGGCGTGTAACCGTATTGAAGAGTTTTGAAGGAAGCGTTTTGGAGAGCGGATCCTTGCGGTTCT
It encodes:
- a CDS encoding cell division protein FtsX yields the protein MSLLFVVKEGFSSIGRAKLPAAITVTVSFFALVLLGLFSTVSLSFFDVIQELRSRVELEVFLGESMSDSLATRSAEQIRMLKGVREASYVSKAEAAKSFNRDFGEDIVRILGSNPLPRSVRVKFQPEYATPDSVEQLVPAIRNVAPGADIRYNQAFIGQIEQNARLFTLLTGGIGVLISVATVVLIGYTIRLAMYSRQEKIRTMRLVGATGWFIGAPYIIEGALQGLIAGILAAGAVYLLFDQLLFSYEPGIYKVLQPSALLIYPSTALLGLVLGVFGSALSVGKYLRIVSKR
- the nfo gene encoding deoxyribonuclease IV; the protein is MKRVGAHVSIAGGVENAPLQATTIGAKAFALFTKNQRQWRAPKLETSSIDAFLKNCSDGGFKPQHILPHDSYLINLGSPDPEKRQVSRDAFIGEMQRVEALQLTLLNFHPGSHLKEISEGECLRLIAESINRALDATKGVTAVIENTAGQGSNLGYRFEQLASIIDQIEDKTRAGVCLDTCHLFASGYDLSSAAAAEATFSEFDRIVGLHYLRGMHLNDAMQPKGSRIDRHASIGKGTIGVEAFSYIMNNPEFEEIPLILETPDSDQWPEEIKLLYSFEH
- a CDS encoding glycosyltransferase family 2 protein, encoding MASLSVIVPLLNERESIPELIDQLYLAMQEPELHALFPAPFSFEIIMVDDGSTDGSNRVIEGIIESKPELRLISFQRNFGKTAALSAGFMAASGEYICTIDADLQDDPLAIKTLLKKLIDGYDLVSGWKQNRKDPLSKTLPSKLFNTVTRLFTGITIHDFNCGLKVYRSEVTRRLELHGDMHRYIPVMAEWMGFRITELPVNHRERQFGTTKYSSSRFLPGLFDFLSVLFITRYLRRPMHFFGMAGLGSFLLGFAISLYVTLDKILLHKPVSNRPILFLGILLLILGVQLFSTGLLGEMLSTSSSKGSAFTIRKTLNLTASQAEAIGSAD